Proteins encoded by one window of Lacipirellulaceae bacterium:
- a CDS encoding single-stranded DNA-binding protein: MPANKPLIKAAKSLSDKVNELTFAEPVTHVYNPLDYARAAHNEYLRFANPEGIRVLFLGMNPGPWGMAQTGVPFGQIEAVRDWMQIDAHINKPDDNHFNGEHPKRPIHGLDCERSEVSGERLWGLFRERFVTKEKFFAEHFVTNYCPLVFMEESGKNRTPDKLPAVEREPLEKLCDDHLLRVLRILDPEWAVGIGVYAENCLKRVSEFTNARIRRILHPSPASPAANRGWAAAATKQLVDGGIWK; the protein is encoded by the coding sequence ATGCCCGCCAACAAACCTCTCATCAAAGCTGCGAAAAGCCTCTCTGACAAAGTCAACGAGCTCACTTTCGCTGAGCCTGTCACGCACGTCTACAACCCACTCGACTACGCCCGCGCCGCACACAACGAGTATCTCCGCTTCGCGAACCCCGAGGGAATACGTGTTCTCTTCCTCGGCATGAACCCCGGCCCCTGGGGCATGGCGCAAACGGGCGTCCCTTTCGGCCAAATCGAAGCGGTACGCGACTGGATGCAAATCGACGCCCACATCAATAAACCAGACGATAATCATTTTAATGGCGAACACCCCAAACGCCCCATTCATGGCTTAGACTGCGAACGCAGCGAAGTCTCCGGCGAGCGTCTCTGGGGACTGTTCCGCGAACGCTTCGTGACAAAAGAAAAATTCTTCGCCGAACACTTCGTCACCAACTACTGCCCGCTGGTGTTCATGGAAGAAAGCGGCAAGAACCGCACGCCCGACAAGCTGCCTGCCGTCGAACGCGAGCCGCTAGAAAAACTCTGCGACGACCATCTGCTCCGCGTGCTGAGAATCCTCGACCCCGAATGGGCCGTCGGCATCGGCGTCTACGCGGAGAACTGCTTGAAGCGTGTTTCTGAATTCACGAACGCCAGAATCCGCCGCATCCTCCACCCCAGCCCGGCGAGCCCCGCCGCCAACCGCGGTTGGGCCGCAGCGGCAACGAAGCAGCTCGTTGACGGGGGCATCTGGAAGTAG